DNA from Canis lupus familiaris isolate Mischka breed German Shepherd chromosome 9, alternate assembly UU_Cfam_GSD_1.0, whole genome shotgun sequence:
CCTGCAGTCCTGAGGTCCTGGTCTCCCCTCTGCGTGTGGTGCTGCCAGGGGAACTGTGATCTTGGCTGGCAATCCTCCATTTGTGGTGGTTCCCCCTGTCAGCAGGTGGCCTCCCCAAGTGAGGCAGGAGCCCCGGGAAACAAGTCTGGTCTCCATGTCAGTCCCTTACAGCCCTGTCGTCCGTGCTCTGCTTTTCTAGCCCAGGATCTGCACTTGAGCTGAGCCCCTGCCACCCTAGTAGGGCAGCGGGTGACAGACCACAGCCCACCCTACTCTTCTCAGGTGTCGGATGATTAAGCATAATGACCTGTTACCCATTACACTTGTATTCGTTTTTAGGTTTTTGCTTCTTCCAAGGAGCCGTGGCACAAGTGGCAGAAGGACGTCACACAACTGGCTATGTTGGGTCCAGCTGCAGCAGTGGCACCAGACTGTGGCTTGGAAGCGTGTGGCCTGACCATGTTAGTGTTCCTTGTGTAGCTGGGCACTCTTGAGGACTGCAGACACAGACCCTTCAGGGCTCCCCATCTGTCTTTGTGTCACCTAGGCCACAGGCTCCTCCAAACTGTGCCACTGCAGGAGTGGGTGAAGCCCCATTGGGGGTGGCCGAGGTGCTGGATGGGCCACCAGCCCTCCCTGGTAAGCAAGAGTGAGTACCGGTGCCTGTGAGGTTGGTGTCCTTGCCAGAGGGGAGACAGACAGGCGCTGCAGGACGGCCTTGGGTCTGACCCTGGGAGTGGCGGAGTGTGTTCCCCAATGGGGGTGGAACCCGTACTGTTGGCGTTCTCATCGTGACAAACCTGTGTGTTGGGGTGTAGCTCAGGGACCCTGCGCTGCCCTCAGCTGTGGTGAAAACAGGTTAATGGGAGCtatggggggcaggggtgcaggctgAGCTGCCCTGGCTTCTCTGCTGCAGGTGGTGGGTTGTTCTTGGGGCATCCTTGTCCCATTCTCTGCTGGGGAGCAGGGTCCAAGCTGCTGCTCCCCCAGGACGACTCCTCGGGTCTCCTTCACCTTGGACCTCTCGGGGTCCCTGGGTCCTGCAGGAAGCACGTCCCTGTCCTCCTCGTCCCTGTTGTGCTCACTGTCCTGAGCAGCCCCCGCCTGGCCTGCCCTTCTCAGGCATCCTCCTGCTCCTTTGTCCTGTAATTGAGTGAGTCACAGACTCTGCACAGGGAGGGCTTTTGTTCTCTGGTACTGTGCCAGCCAAGCCCGCGGGGCACCTCTGATGGTTGTGCCTCCCTTGTGCCGGACCCCGGATCCTAGCTATTTGTCACTCTGTGGGCACGACTGGCGGTGCTGGCATTCAGGCCTCATGCATGTGACTGCCTGTGCCGCAGTGTCTGAGCACCACAGGAACCAAGGATGTGCCTGCTGATTGCCTGAATGTGCCCACGGAGGAGCAGCGGGGGCTTGCTGTCCCCAGGGCTGGCGGTGGAGCTGGGGCCTCCAGGGACCTTTGGCAGCCACGGGCAGGGCAGGAGAGTGCAGAGGTCATGGGGCAGGGAGTTAGGTCTGAGGGCGGAGGCCGGGGTAGGGACGAGGGCAGATGGGTAGGGTCCCGGATCAGAGCTCCAGGGGCTGACTGAGGCCAGGTGGGTATCTGCTTCAAGAAGCCTGACTGGCCCTGGGCGTTCGTGTCCGGGTCATCTGTCTGTGTGCTGCCCCGAGCTCTCTCATCCCTGCTCCGGGCACCACATGGGTGTGGGGGTCTCCAGAGGAGGGCTGCTCCCCACGTGGGGAAGGCTCCCCTGCATCTCACTTCTGTCGTAGAGCCCTGCAGCCTGCtttcccagcccccaggcccaAGTCCCTCCAAGGTCCTGAGGCcgcccccaccctggcctgccCACTCCTGGCAGCCATCCTCCCCCCTGGTGAGCGAAGAGGCTCAGAGCTGCCTGTGCCAGGCTGGGGAGCCCCCGGCAGAGGGGGCCAATTCCATCATGACGCTGGACACCAGGTGGGTGCCCTGGTGGGCGTGTGCAGcagccccgcacccccaccccccgggaaGTCTGCACCCCTCCCTCACCATCTGTGCCTGGGCCGCAGCTGCCAGCCCAGACCGGTTCGAGCCAGACGCTGCCGTGTGGTTTTCTGACGCGTTTCTGAAAACGTTGTCGTGTTCTAGGCGGTCTGTGTTTCGGCTGGTAGTAAACGAGTTTGTGTTTTGTGAGCACGCACCAGCTGGGCCGTGGGAAGGGAGCGTGGCAGAGGTTGGAGGGAAACCAACAGAGGCAGCGTGGTGGGCCAGTCTGTCCTTGGCGGGAGGGCTCAGGGTCTGGTGGGGGGCACCCTGTTTGTTCATCCTGCACCTGAAGCCACCCTCGAGGGCCCGTACCTTCCTCCTGTGGTTTGAGGAGTGGGGTCGCCTGGGATCACCAAGGGTGAAGTTCTCTGCTCCCATCCAGGCCTGCAGCAGGATGTGATGTGGAAGACGGGATGTCCTTCTTGCTGAACGCCAGTCCTGACTGGTGGCTGGGTGAGCGGGGAGACGTGAGCGTTTTTCTTTGCTGTGGGACACTGAGATCTGGTGTCTGCGTCTGAGCTGATTTCTTTTGCTGGTGGTTGTCATCAGGGTGGGGGTGCAAGGTGACCTGTGTGCACGAGGAGCCACGTGTGAGCCTAGTGCGTGGAGCTGCTTATGTGTCTCCTGCTGTTCCAGGGCAGTGGGGAGTGGTGGGGGGGGTCTGTGTTGTTTCTTTAAACATCCCCTTGAGGACACCGGATCCGTGATGAATGGAATGTCTGAGATTTAGCATTGTGGGCAGTGGTTTTCTGTTGTGGTCGGATGGgccctcctgggtctccagcaggGCCACAGGTGTGGGCTCGCCTGCCTGTCATGGCCCTCAGGAGCCAAGTCGGACAGGAcaggacagacaggcagaggtGGGCCTCTTGTACCTTGACCCCGCCATGCCTGGCCCAGGTACCCAGGCTGACATGTTGCATCTGCTTCCAGGGTCTCTGGAGGGCAGAGGCGCCAGTGTCCCTTCTCGGAGCACAGCCAGGAGCAGTCTGCTGGACAGGGCAGAGCCCAGCTTCCTGACAGACCCCGAGCCCGGCTCCCAGGAGCTCCTGGGCGGCCCCCTGGAGCCGTGGGGCTCGGACGTGggctgccccagcctggccctgcgGGAGGAGGTGGACAGCATCTTCCCTGACTTCTTTCCCTTCtaggccgggggggcgggggactgGGCCTGTGTTGCACACGTGTGTCACACACCCTGGTGGCTTATTTTGGGTTCGGGTGGCAGCTGTGCCCTGCTCCCGCATGGCTGGCGGGGTAACGGTGGTGGAGGCTGAGATTAAAGGCAGGCCGGTGCTCCTGCAGAAAGCAGAACTTCCGGAGCTTCTGTGTAATCAGTGCAATTCACTGGGCAGATGGCGCAGCTTCCGCTCAGAGTGCGGGCACTTGCCTGGGGTTTTGTCTCTGTGATGTTTTTGGCCTTGGGTGTCCGTAAATAGCTCCTCAGTCTGGGGAGGGCTCTGGGGCCGAGAGTTTTGGGTTCCTGGCCTGCTCCTCAGAGAGTCCGGCAGGGGACCCCACCTCTCCAGTGGCTGAGGCTGGTCTGAGCTGTGGAGCTGTGGAGCTGCCCTGGAGCGAGGCCCAGGAGGCTGCCCTGGATGGTCCTGGTGTCCTGCTGCAGCCGGGGAAGGGCAGGCCTCTCTGCCTTTGAGATGGGGTCCTCTGCACTTGTCACTCGGGGCGAGTGTGGGGGGGGCCTGTGGCAGAGGTCACCTGGCATCCACATCTGGAGTCTTCTCCTGGAGGGCACAGCCCAGTCCTAGCTGCTCCTGACTACTGGGATCTGGGGAAGGCCTGGGTTACTGGGAGGAGCATGCCAAGCCCCTGAGGTCGAGCGGGGCTGACCCTGCCCTGCATCCTACCATCTCTCAGCTCAGCCCCAGGCTGGCCAGGGCCTCACTACTCTGCTCCTGCTCGTTCCCTCCCAGAGATGCTGGGCTCCAGGCCTCTAGCGACCCTCCAGGCCAGCGAGTGCCTCAGGGTCCAGAGGGCTCTCTGCCCTCCAGGAGAGTAGGTTCTCCTGACTGTGAGTCCTGAGTCTCCTGCCCAGGCTGCCTGTCCCACACCTGAATGCATTTCCATTCCTGCAGCCGGAAAGTTCGATTCATTCTATGAGTCATTGCAAACAAAGGTGAGGAACAGCTGGCGTGGGCTGGAAGCACTGGCAGAGTGAGCCCTTCATGGAGCCTGGCGGGGGCTAgggggagggagcctgggggtggCCAGGTGCCCATGGGGGCAGCGATCACCCCCGGACCATAGTCCTGAGGACCCTCGTGGTCCTCGTGTGCGTGCATTGCGGGCATCAGCACtggcgtgtgcacgtgtgtgtgtgtgtgtgcttctcaAGCGTAGGCCGTGCCTCCTTTTGGTGGGGTGGGATGCTCGGGCACCCTACTGTCAGCCCAGCACCCTGGGCACAGCTGTGTCAGGGCTGAAGCAAATGCCTGGGTACTGCCGCTGTGAGGTTCAGGCTCACTGAGCCAGGAGGGAGACCCACGGTGGGACTGTGAGCCCCACCTGGGAGTAGGTGCATGGCTCTGTGGAAACGGCAGCTGATTTTGGCTAGGCTGACCTAGAACAGTCTTGCTTTTGGCCCCCAAAGCCCACGCTGACCTCAGGTCCGCACCCAGGGAGGGGAGATCAGGAGTCCCAGCTgaagccccaggccctgccttgGAAAGGGAGGGATGAGGCCCTGTCTCAGGCGACTGGCCTGCCTCACCTTGAGCCGGcagaggcaggggatggggggcaCCTGTAGGCAGTGTCAAGGGTGATCCCAGCCCGGTGGGAGGGGTGATGCCTGGAGCCGgcattcacccccaccctgcaggccGTGGGAGGGTGGGTGCAGTGACGCACAGGATGGGTGGCTGTAGGAGAGGGGCTGCTGCAGGTCCTGCTGGGGGCTTGGCTCGCGCTGGAAGGAGCCACGGAGTCAGGGAACAGCCGGCTCCCCCTTGTCCTCAGCAGCTCCTGTGAACCCGAATTCAGCTCTTGGTGGTGGTGATCGTGACCCCACATGCTCCAGGGTGGGTTTAGAAAGCCATGATGACTTCCGGCTTGTTCTGGGAGTTTGGCGGTGGATGGGGAGCTATAGCACAACTCTCTCCATCTCCAGAGGTGACCCACGTCTGTCCCCACAGCCCCTACCAGGAGGGCCTATTTGCCTAGAAACAGGACACAGAAGGGATGCGGACGCGGCCTGCAGGACCCGACACCCTCAGGGCACACTATCAGGCCCATGTGCCCCTCGGCCTGGGACATCTTGGAGGGACTGTGCCCCTGGCTGGGCCTTGCTGACAGCTGGTTGTTGGGCTGGGAGCTGACTGTTCGTTGCCCTCCTGGTGCCCCGCATCCCCACCTGCCGGCTTCCTCTCCGCTcctgcctccccactgctcctcttGCTCCTTGGACCTCATGGCCACCGTGGGTCACCGGGAGTTGAGGTCTGGGTTGAGGTGTTCAGTGCTGCTCAGTGACTTCTTTAGTCCTCTGACCATGTGATCCCTGTCCTGGGACACAGGGATCCAGGCTGGGCACTCTGCTGCTGGGGAGGAGGTGTTGTCCCAAGGCCCTTCCTCTGTCTCTAGGTCTGACCTCTTGGCGGGACAGCCGTGTCCTCCAGCTCTGTCCTAGGTGGCTGGCAAGTGAGAGGAAGTTCCGTGACCGTCGCTGGACTGACCAGGCCTCGGTGTGCCCCCGCAGTACAGACCTGAGGGAGCCAGAAACCTTAGTGTGGCTCCAACGCCAGTCTCAGTGACTGACAGCAAGGACACAAAGCAGacccagctgcccccagcccATCACCTGGCACAGTGGGGTGCTCATGGCAGAAGGGGCCCCCAGGCCTGCTCATGGCCAGGGCAGTGGTTTTGAGGTCCCATGCTCCCTTGCTGAGAGGGTAGTAGGACAGATTCCTTCCCCTTTACTGCCCCCACTTCCCCTGGCGCCTTGTGGGGCATTTGAGTTGTGGGGGCAGGATGCCCCCTGGAGGGTAGCAGGTGGCAGGGCTGAGGGCTCCAGGGTGAAAGCAGCTTGGTTGGCACGAGGAGGAGCGAGGAGACTGGGCACCCCAGACTGTGACCCAGTGTCATAGGGTGGGCCAGGGGTTGGTGCTGTCCCAGGATGAGGGCTGGTGGGACAGAGGTGGGATGTGGGAGTGCTGGGGGGTCTGGGGAGCCAGGAGAAGGAACTCATGTTGCCCCTGGAGAGGAGGAAGCCAGGGAGGGGCTGCTGAACTGCAGGTGACCTGAGAACCTGGGGCCACTGAGACCAACAACCGCcctgagcgggggtggggggtgggggggcagctccACTGTGGGTGTTGTTTGAAGAAATGAGCT
Protein-coding regions in this window:
- the SOHLH1 gene encoding spermatogenesis- and oogenesis-specific basic helix-loop-helix-containing protein 1 isoform X3; protein product: MAFRSSEAGVVGCSGPSPPSAQGCSEERGQGSGRVKAAPERPGPGLPRNVLSERERRKRISVSCERLRALLPRFDGRREDMASVLEMSVQFLRLVGTLLPGQEQHTVFASSKEPWHKWQKDVTQLAMLGPAAAVAPDCGLEACGLTMPQAPPNCATAGVGEAPLGVAEVLDGPPALPEPCSLLSQPPGPSPSKVLRPPPPWPAHSWQPSSPLVSEEAQSCLCQAGEPPAEGANSIMTLDTSSLLPSRPAAGCDVEDGMSFLLNASPDWWLGSLEGRGASVPSRSTARSSLLDRAEPSFLTDPEPGSQELLGGPLEPWGSDVGCPSLALREEVDSIFPDFFPF
- the SOHLH1 gene encoding spermatogenesis- and oogenesis-specific basic helix-loop-helix-containing protein 1 isoform X4, with the translated sequence MAFRSSEAGVVGCRKRISVSCERLRALLPRFDGRREDMASVLEMSVQFLRLVGTLLPGQEQHTVFASSKEPWHKWQKDVTQLAMLGPAAAVAPDCGLEACGLTMPQAPPNCATAGVGEAPLGVAEVLDGPPALPEPCSLLSQPPGPSPSKVLRPPPPWPAHSWQPSSPLVSEEAQSCLCQAGEPPAEGANSIMTLDTSSLLPSRPAAGCDVEDGMSFLLNASPDWWLGSLEGRGASVPSRSTARSSLLDRAEPSFLTDPEPGSQELLGGPLEPWGSDVGCPSLALREEVDSIFPDFFPF
- the SOHLH1 gene encoding spermatogenesis- and oogenesis-specific basic helix-loop-helix-containing protein 1 isoform X1; this encodes MTLWGRAPAAGPLGEGGPSRTRSSTPPRGPSETSCPWGPRGARLVSRVDRARCSVSAGSGPSPPSAQGCSEERGQGSGRVKAAPERPGPGLPRNVLSERERRKRISVSCERLRALLPRFDGRREDMASVLEMSVQFLRLVGTLLPGQEQHTVFASSKEPWHKWQKDVTQLAMLGPAAAVAPDCGLEACGLTMPQAPPNCATAGVGEAPLGVAEVLDGPPALPEPCSLLSQPPGPSPSKVLRPPPPWPAHSWQPSSPLVSEEAQSCLCQAGEPPAEGANSIMTLDTSSLLPSRPAAGCDVEDGMSFLLNASPDWWLGSLEGRGASVPSRSTARSSLLDRAEPSFLTDPEPGSQELLGGPLEPWGSDVGCPSLALREEVDSIFPDFFPF
- the SOHLH1 gene encoding spermatogenesis- and oogenesis-specific basic helix-loop-helix-containing protein 1 isoform X2, with protein sequence MTLWGRAPAAGPLGEGGPSRTRSSTPPRGPSETSCPWGPRGARLVSRVDRARCSVSAGSGPSPPSAQGCSEERGQGSGRVKAAPERPGPGLPRNVLSERERRKRISVSCERLRALLPRFDGRREDMASVLEMSVQFLRLVGTLLPGQEQHTVFASSKEPWHKWQKDVTQLAMLGPAAAVAPDCGLEACGLTMPQAPPNCATAGVGEAPLGVAEVLDGPPALPEPCSLLSQPPGPSPSKVLRPPPPWPAHSWQPSSPLVSEEAQSCLCQAGEPPAEGANSIMTLDTRPAAGCDVEDGMSFLLNASPDWWLGSLEGRGASVPSRSTARSSLLDRAEPSFLTDPEPGSQELLGGPLEPWGSDVGCPSLALREEVDSIFPDFFPF